The Lathyrus oleraceus cultivar Zhongwan6 chromosome 5, CAAS_Psat_ZW6_1.0, whole genome shotgun sequence genome includes the window aaaaatccagTAGCAAATTCATTATCATTCTAGCGTTTATCCGCTCAGGTATTTTACGCACAGTAACACCTAGATATAAAGAAGATGTCATACTCTGAGAGCTCGACTTCCTATGCTATCATTCTTCTTGCTAGGTCTGACTTCTTTAGTACATGCTTGATGGGATGGTTTGTTTTCACTAGGATTTGGTGGCCTTGAAAATAAGGCCTCAATTTTGTAACTTTAACAATGACAGACAAAGCCATAAGCTCTATTTTATGATAATGTAGTTTATCCCCCTTCAAACTTTGCTGACGAAATATATTGGTTTTTCCCCTTTGTCTCCTTCTTGGACTAGGACCGAACTTATAACATTAGCAGTGCTAAGTAAAGAAATAAATGTATCAGTTTCTTTAGGAGGATGAGCATTGGTTGGGTTGCCAAGAACTTTTTTAATTCTCAAAAATCTCTCTCACATTCTTTCATCCATTCAAAATTGCCTGATTTTTTTAACGTTGCAAATAAATGGATAGAATTGTCACATGCTCGCGTTAGGAAACGATATAGTGTTGCAATCCCTCAAAACCATCCTAGTACATCATTTTGACTGAACGTTCAGGGTCCACCAAAACTCTTTTGGCGTTCCAGTCATAAATATCGAGGTTGATTACCATGGGATCATCCTCACGGGGGACGATCCCCTCCACATCCTTGGTGAATAAATTGATTTATGGTATCATATTGGCTTTTTTCATAGGTGGCGCTCTATCGATGTACATCACCTGTTTGGAATATTTCTTTCTGGACGAGTTGGTCTCTCCACCTCCTTTGAAACCTCCATCAATTGTGTTTAAGTTGTGGTGTGGTCAGTCGGGCTCGTGCCCCTCCTCAATACTCTTGCTCCTTCTTAGATGATTAGTTATTTTTCTAGCTTCCCTTTGCTGAGAGGTCGCCCTTTATCCATTTTAAGAATTTCCTTGTACATATCTCTATAGTCAACCTTCttgaattaaattttttatttctCGCTTTAAATGGTGATAGTCATCAATATGATGACCCTGGATCCTGTGGTACTTACACCATTTTATCTGATCATTTCCCTTGGAATCTCCATAGGAGCGTGAGGTGCAAGAATAATTTTGGCACGGTAAACCTCCTGTAAGAATTGTTCCTTCCTGGTATTTAGTGGATTGAAATGCTCGAGGGGCTTTTGGACGGGCTTGAAAATGATTTTTACACATATTGATATTGTATTCTAATTTTTCACGTGCCTAGATTACTCCTGTTTACAAACTTTTTGCTTCACATCCCAGTTCTTTTTACgattgtcataccccgattttggtcctgaattttttttcattttttcattttttgtttggcacttggcctaaagttcatttgcatacattcatgaccaaaggccACCATCCATTCCCAAAATCCatattttttgataaacattgctCATTATTTAGTATTTCTTTATCATGGtgttttgattatgaaatggATTCTAAATATTTGactctttttatttttcaattttaatttcaaattaagtctaattccaaatttcaaaTTAATCTTAATTgtatttttactaatgattcaaattCTAATTGATCTTTAATATCCAAATGAATGTTAGAATTTGACATCAAAGTAATTTTAGCAAATTgtagattaatttgattttaattggttttatttagctttttttgattttttattgattttgaTTAGTCTCggattattcctaaaaatccATATCCATCTTTATAATCAAATATCCAAATTCCTTAAACCCACAATTAAATCCATTTTTTTTCTCATAATTGCATACCCATTCACAATAAAAAGGATAACACCAAATAGTAAATGGATAAATTTTATAAAGTTTCACCAAATCTCATCAAAAGGAACAAACTGAAACCAATGTATTGACATGACTAACAGAACCTACATATCTGAACGATCAGCCTCTAACAAAAAATGAAACGAAACAGGCACTGTAAACCCATTAACGAAATCAACTTTTTATCAAAGAATCATTCATCGTCACCAGCACCCTTAGAGGAACCAGCTTTCTTTGGAAGCAACAGGTTGTGAATATTGGGCATCACGCCGCCATCGGCAATGGTAACATCACCAAGAAGCTTGCTCAGTTCTTCATCGTTTCTAACAGCCAATTGAATATGCCTTGGCACAATTCTAGTCTTCTTGTTGTCCCTTGCAGCATTTCCAGCCAATTCAAGAACCTCAGCGGCAAGATATTCCAGGACGGCAGCGAGGTATACAGGAGCACCAGCGCCGACACGCTGTCGGTACTCCTTCATCAACATGCTCAGAACCTCGTCCCCAACCTGCAACAATCCTCATCAGCAGACAACATCAAACACAACAAGTTCTGCTATAACAACCTGCCAAATGTGATCCCAGGAGTACCAATTGTCGCAGAAAAAAATCAATAGCAGGGTTGCAATTTAAATCAACAGAAGTAGTAAAACCAGCATGATAATGAAGATATGGCAAACCTGCAAAATTTAGTCAAAGGATTTGCAACAATAGACAACTTGGCACTTGTAAATGTTGAGGGAACTGGAATGGCCGGTGTTCCAGGTACAGCAAGTGCTATTTTTAGTGCAGTCAAAGATGTTGGAGCTAATGTTATCATGATATCTCAGGCTAGTAGTGAGCATTCTGTATGCTTTGCTGTCCCCGAGACGGAAGT containing:
- the LOC127079207 gene encoding probable histone H2A.3; this encodes MLMKEYRQRVGAGAPVYLAAVLEYLAAEVLELAGNAARDNKKTRIVPRHIQLAVRNDEELSKLLGDVTIADGGVMPNIHNLLLPKKAGSSKGAGDDE